The following are from one region of the Parcubacteria group bacterium genome:
- a CDS encoding four helix bundle protein encodes MDEFDIPIFKKICDMYKNFYSFRNSVPKQDRYTLWQKCENILLEILESILLASQMPKKEKLPILEKTSLQLNSFRIFVRLAKEVRAIDTKKYILLQENTDEIGRMLGGWIRSNHSD; translated from the coding sequence ATGGATGAATTTGACATTCCGATCTTCAAAAAAATCTGCGATATGTATAAAAATTTCTACAGTTTCAGGAATTCCGTTCCCAAACAGGACCGTTATACACTTTGGCAAAAATGCGAGAATATTTTGCTGGAAATATTGGAAAGTATATTACTTGCCAGCCAAATGCCTAAAAAAGAAAAGCTACCGATTCTGGAAAAAACAAGCCTACAGCTTAACTCGTTCAGGATTTTTGTCCGTCTGGCCAAAGAAGTTCGCGCCATTGATACTAAAAAATACATCTTACTGCAAGAGAACACAGATGAGATTGGAAGAATGTTGGGTGGCTGGATACGCTC
- a CDS encoding reverse transcriptase domain-containing protein, with the protein MKTYKDIFEEIISLENLFLAWDNFKEGKRKKADVLKFEWELERNIFQLREELRSRTYKHQSYSSFYIRDPKQRHIHKAEVKDRVLHHAIFSVLSPIFEQSFISHSFSCRIGKGTHKGVTALEKMIEKESKNYSRPCFVLKCDIKKFFDTVDHAILLRILFKRIKDENVRWLLKEIVESFSSDQSDIFSSRGVPIGNLTSQLFANVYMNELDQFVKHELKIKHYARYTDDFVIVSNSQEFLSNILNPVGRFIEEKLSLKLHPGKVSIRKCKQGIDFLGYVTLPHCRALRTKTKKRIFKKLQERILEYKASKRNEKSLNQCLQSYLGVLSHADAYDLEQELLNQYWFWLK; encoded by the coding sequence ATGAAAACCTACAAAGATATTTTTGAAGAAATAATTTCGCTGGAAAACCTGTTTTTGGCCTGGGACAACTTCAAGGAGGGTAAGCGAAAAAAGGCGGATGTCTTGAAGTTCGAATGGGAATTGGAGCGAAATATTTTTCAGCTTCGCGAAGAGCTGAGGAGTCGCACATACAAACACCAGAGCTATTCGTCATTTTATATCCGTGATCCGAAACAGCGACATATTCACAAAGCAGAAGTGAAGGACAGAGTATTGCATCATGCCATTTTTTCAGTGCTTAGCCCGATTTTCGAGCAGTCTTTTATCTCACATTCTTTTTCCTGTCGCATCGGGAAGGGGACGCACAAGGGTGTTACGGCCTTGGAAAAAATGATCGAAAAAGAAAGCAAAAATTATTCGAGACCGTGCTTCGTTTTAAAGTGCGATATCAAAAAATTTTTTGATACGGTCGATCATGCCATTCTGCTGCGAATTTTATTCAAGAGAATAAAGGACGAGAATGTGCGGTGGCTCTTGAAAGAAATCGTAGAAAGTTTTTCTTCCGATCAATCAGACATTTTCAGTAGCAGAGGCGTGCCGATTGGCAATCTTACCTCCCAGCTTTTCGCCAATGTCTACATGAACGAACTCGACCAGTTTGTAAAGCATGAGTTGAAAATAAAACACTATGCCCGCTATACCGATGATTTCGTGATCGTCAGTAATAGTCAGGAGTTTTTGTCGAATATCCTCAATCCTGTTGGTCGGTTTATCGAAGAAAAACTTTCGCTGAAGCTTCATCCTGGAAAAGTTAGTATCAGAAAATGCAAACAAGGAATAGATTTTCTCGGCTACGTAACTCTTCCGCATTGTCGGGCGTTGCGGACAAAGACGAAAAAGCGCATTTTTAAAAAACTTCAAGAACGCATCCTGGAATATAAAGCAAGCAAAAGAAATGAGAAATCACTGAACCAGTGTCTGCAATCGTATCTAGGCGTTCTTTCTCACGCCGATGCTTACGATTTGGAACAGGAACTTCTGAATCAATATTGGTTTTGGCTGAAATAA